The Pseudomonas allokribbensis genome has a window encoding:
- a CDS encoding transporter: MYRSVSLRAAVCLSTLLPAAMLQAAPDADVETLKQELLELKQRYEVQQKALAVLEQRVRQVEDQPASPPPKRLAKSPADMKGNPKVATGTGAAAASGGAAGGSGASYGQSLADDSQPAQSVSNLYDEASGFFGGGKFSFETGITYSRYDTRQLILNGFLALDSIFLGNINLDRIKADTWTLDLTGRYNFDNRWQFDVNVPVVYRDSTYQSGGGNQGAANVTTEQDVSRDPTIGDVNFGIAYKFLDESANTPDAVVTLRVKAPTGKDPFGIKLRQTDANTNLFVPDTLPTGNGVWSITPGVSLVKTFDPAVLFGSLSYTHNLEESFDDISSTVNQKTPGKVRIGDSFQIGAGIAFALNEKMSMSFSVSDLVQRKSKLKQDGADWESVVSSDANAGYFNVGMTIAATDNLTIVPNLSIGMTDDAPDFSFSLKFPYYF; encoded by the coding sequence TCACTGCGTGCCGCTGTATGTTTGAGTACTCTTCTACCCGCGGCGATGCTGCAAGCAGCACCCGATGCGGATGTGGAGACCCTGAAACAGGAACTTCTGGAGCTGAAGCAACGATACGAAGTACAACAAAAAGCCCTGGCGGTACTCGAGCAACGGGTCCGCCAGGTCGAAGATCAACCAGCTTCCCCACCACCGAAACGCCTGGCCAAATCGCCAGCCGACATGAAAGGCAATCCGAAAGTGGCCACCGGTACCGGGGCCGCAGCAGCGTCGGGGGGCGCCGCCGGGGGCAGTGGCGCTTCTTACGGCCAGTCGCTTGCCGACGATTCGCAACCTGCACAGAGTGTGTCCAACCTGTACGACGAGGCCAGCGGCTTCTTTGGCGGCGGCAAGTTCAGCTTTGAAACCGGCATAACCTATTCGCGTTATGACACTCGCCAGCTGATTCTCAACGGCTTCCTGGCACTGGACTCGATCTTTCTGGGCAACATCAACCTCGACCGGATCAAGGCCGATACCTGGACCCTCGACCTGACGGGCCGCTACAACTTCGATAACCGCTGGCAGTTCGACGTGAACGTGCCGGTCGTGTATCGCGATTCGACTTATCAGTCGGGCGGCGGCAATCAGGGCGCAGCCAACGTCACCACGGAACAGGATGTTTCGCGGGATCCGACCATTGGCGACGTCAACTTCGGCATCGCCTACAAGTTCCTGGACGAGTCGGCCAACACCCCGGACGCGGTGGTCACCCTGCGGGTGAAAGCCCCGACCGGCAAGGACCCGTTCGGTATCAAGCTGCGTCAGACCGACGCCAACACCAACCTGTTCGTGCCTGACACCCTGCCGACCGGCAACGGCGTCTGGTCGATCACCCCGGGGGTTTCGCTGGTCAAGACGTTTGACCCGGCCGTGTTGTTCGGCAGCTTGTCCTACACCCACAACCTGGAGGAATCGTTTGACGACATCAGTTCCACGGTCAACCAGAAAACCCCGGGCAAGGTCCGTATCGGCGACAGCTTCCAGATCGGCGCAGGCATAGCCTTCGCACTGAACGAAAAAATGAGTATGTCGTTCTCGGTCTCTGACCTTGTACAACGCAAGAGCAAGTTGAAACAGGATGGCGCGGACTGGGAATCTGTGGTGTCCAGTGACGCCAACGCCGGTTACTTCAACGTCGGCATGACCATTGCGGCCACCGACAACCTGACCATCGTACCCAACCTGTCCATCGGCATGACCGACGATGCCCCGGACTTTTCCTTCAGCCTGAAATTCCCGTACTACTTCTAA